From a single bacterium genomic region:
- a CDS encoding ATP-binding protein — protein MKSEDLIKIFEAFVKRDNDAFFKSAEEIIEGEKRKKHHLLATQLLRILKENSTKSTINTHQIPPVPRDNEKGFKLLDVKKLFLGWDDIVLAKETEKTLNQIAKELEIEDLLASYGLNPKRKILFYGPPGTGKTLAAKIMSSIIGYPLVYVRFESVISSYLGETASNLRKIFDFIEKGRWVVLFDEFDIIGKQRDDPTEHGEIKRVVNNFMLILENYEGDSTIIASTNHPQLLDIGVWRRFDEVVYFGLPDKERRKRIFEKYLRVLKKSENFSLNGLSEETEGFSGADIEQTCVNALKSTILSGRDLIGFDDVKGAILTQKERIKIKGVTKI, from the coding sequence ATGAAATCTGAAGATTTGATTAAAATATTTGAGGCGTTTGTAAAGAGAGATAACGATGCATTCTTTAAGAGTGCTGAGGAGATAATAGAAGGGGAAAAGAGAAAGAAACACCACCTATTAGCGACACAACTTCTACGGATTTTGAAGGAGAACTCAACGAAGTCGACTATAAATACTCACCAAATTCCACCAGTCCCCAGAGATAATGAAAAGGGATTTAAATTATTAGATGTTAAGAAACTATTTTTAGGGTGGGACGATATAGTATTAGCAAAAGAGACTGAAAAAACTTTGAATCAAATTGCGAAGGAATTAGAAATAGAAGATTTATTGGCTTCTTATGGGTTAAACCCTAAACGGAAAATACTCTTTTATGGTCCTCCAGGGACAGGTAAGACCCTTGCCGCAAAGATTATGAGTTCGATTATCGGATACCCTTTAGTTTATGTAAGATTTGAATCTGTAATATCATCATATTTAGGAGAAACAGCGTCAAACTTAAGAAAAATATTTGATTTTATAGAAAAAGGTAGGTGGGTAGTTCTCTTTGATGAGTTTGATATAATCGGAAAGCAAAGAGATGATCCGACAGAACATGGAGAGATTAAACGGGTGGTAAATAATTTTATGTTGATACTTGAAAATTACGAAGGTGATAGTACCATCATAGCATCTACAAATCACCCACAGTTGCTTGATATTGGTGTATGGCGAAGATTTGATGAAGTCGTTTATTTTGGCCTTCCAGATAAGGAGAGGCGAAAGAGGATATTTGAAAAATATTTAAGAGTTTTAAAGAAAAGCGAGAATTTCTCTTTAAATGGACTTTCCGAAGAGACCGAAGGATTTTCTGGGGCAGACATTGAACAAACCTGTGTGAATGCCCTTAAAAGCACGATATTGAGTGGTAGAGATCTTATTGGTTTTGATGATGTAAAAGGGGCTATCTTAACCCAAAAAGAAAGGATTAAGATTAAAGGGGTGACAAAAATATGA
- a CDS encoding S8 family peptidase, with translation MSDHLKLPFYEGEYKRKVQDGGRIGPRSDRKGFSEVQIFNLGGIKRDFERDKERFKQFFDPNLIFKIELNQSVDEEEFIKFLARNEIKVISPSPEGKGYWILLADDERLVEIEKKIKEYGKTGKNKKFDAISSFEPIPLQEKIGEQLHDKPLQEGEESYLDVEIWRMEDEELEKFLDGFKQLIISKGGQVTDELKTENLCLIRAKINKSLFDEIIVLREINRIDRPPKPYITYQMLSTPLEELSIEGPPDKNATAVALLDSGILSNHPLLEKAVGDEIAIPTLSNDKIQEDKPQDDVGHGTKVAGVVLYGDIRECINNKRFQPEVWILSAKIMFKEENPITGEITTAYDESELLEHQLERAVRYFVKNFSNCKVINISFGDRHKKMFGNKRQFALATLIDELAKELDIVFVISAGNLSNPKNLGFPEKYPFYLIDEKEDVKIIDPASSAYAITVGSVSQQVGPSNIRQMELFFSPVQTNHPSPFTRVGLGYKGMIKPELIEEGGNIIYSASDSLKMEDIGGKLIVLNPQWIEEGRLFTVDYGTSFSAPRISHYIAKLFNQFPEYSPNLIKALLISSAEIPSDRPSSLAELTFNDSDIKLVDLLKIYGYGKPNFEQAVSSDDNHVLLIAEKKIKLDGIHLYYFYLSREFIEESGDREISVALVYNPPIRRNRIDYMGVSMEFHLFKNAGVQEILKGYERILQIKKEEETEVTVPEELKIKEIDIHPSVRLRKKCLHQKGIKIYSKKPDISLDKPLVLAVISQKQWIKKEDYLQDYAVVVKIKHKARIDLYNSIRHRIEERVKIKV, from the coding sequence ATGAGTGACCATCTTAAATTACCCTTCTATGAAGGTGAGTATAAAAGAAAGGTGCAAGATGGAGGAAGGATTGGTCCTCGTTCAGATAGAAAAGGTTTCTCTGAGGTTCAAATCTTTAATCTTGGAGGAATAAAAAGAGATTTTGAAAGAGACAAAGAAAGATTTAAGCAATTTTTCGACCCTAATCTCATTTTCAAGATTGAGCTAAATCAATCTGTAGATGAAGAAGAATTTATAAAGTTCTTAGCAAGGAATGAGATAAAAGTGATTTCTCCCTCTCCCGAAGGTAAAGGGTATTGGATCTTGCTTGCAGATGATGAAAGATTAGTTGAGATTGAAAAAAAAATAAAAGAATATGGAAAAACGGGGAAAAATAAAAAGTTTGATGCTATATCCTCTTTTGAACCTATCCCTTTACAAGAAAAGATAGGTGAACAACTTCATGATAAGCCATTACAAGAAGGCGAAGAGAGTTACCTGGATGTAGAGATTTGGAGGATGGAGGATGAAGAACTTGAGAAATTCTTGGATGGTTTTAAACAACTGATAATAAGTAAAGGTGGACAGGTAACCGATGAATTAAAAACCGAAAATCTCTGTTTAATAAGGGCCAAAATCAACAAATCTCTCTTTGACGAAATAATAGTGCTAAGGGAGATAAACCGAATAGACAGACCTCCAAAGCCTTACATAACATATCAGATGTTATCCACCCCATTAGAAGAACTTAGTATAGAAGGTCCCCCGGATAAGAATGCTACTGCTGTTGCTCTACTTGATAGTGGGATTTTATCAAACCATCCTTTATTAGAAAAAGCAGTAGGTGATGAGATAGCAATCCCTACACTTTCTAATGATAAGATTCAAGAAGATAAACCTCAAGATGATGTAGGGCATGGGACAAAAGTTGCAGGAGTTGTACTTTATGGTGATATAAGAGAGTGTATTAATAATAAAAGATTTCAGCCTGAGGTTTGGATACTTTCAGCAAAGATTATGTTCAAAGAAGAAAATCCCATAACAGGAGAAATTACTACTGCTTATGATGAAAGTGAGCTTTTGGAACATCAGTTAGAGAGGGCTGTAAGATATTTTGTTAAAAACTTTTCTAATTGCAAGGTGATAAATATCTCCTTTGGCGACCGCCACAAGAAGATGTTTGGCAACAAAAGACAATTTGCCTTAGCAACTCTGATAGATGAGCTTGCCAAAGAACTCGATATTGTTTTTGTTATCTCTGCTGGTAACCTCTCAAATCCCAAAAACTTAGGCTTTCCAGAAAAATACCCTTTCTATCTAATCGATGAAAAAGAAGATGTGAAGATAATAGACCCTGCATCTTCTGCTTATGCTATTACTGTAGGTTCTGTCTCTCAACAGGTTGGCCCTTCTAATATAAGACAGATGGAGTTATTCTTTTCACCTGTACAAACTAACCATCCTTCACCTTTTACCCGAGTTGGTTTAGGATACAAAGGGATGATAAAGCCTGAATTGATAGAGGAAGGTGGGAATATTATTTATTCAGCCAGCGACTCCCTTAAGATGGAAGACATAGGAGGAAAACTTATTGTTTTGAATCCACAATGGATTGAAGAAGGAAGACTCTTTACCGTAGATTATGGAACAAGTTTCTCTGCCCCAAGAATTAGTCATTATATTGCAAAGCTTTTCAATCAATTTCCAGAATATTCTCCGAATCTTATAAAAGCATTACTTATATCCTCTGCTGAAATACCTTCTGATAGACCATCCTCTTTAGCTGAACTAACCTTTAATGATTCAGACATTAAACTTGTAGATTTATTGAAAATCTATGGCTACGGAAAACCAAACTTTGAGCAGGCTGTATCATCCGACGATAACCATGTTCTGCTTATAGCAGAAAAGAAGATTAAATTAGATGGTATTCATTTGTATTACTTTTATCTATCAAGAGAATTTATTGAAGAATCAGGAGATAGAGAAATTTCAGTGGCTCTTGTCTATAACCCACCTATAAGGAGAAATAGAATTGACTATATGGGTGTTAGCATGGAATTTCACCTCTTTAAGAATGCCGGAGTTCAAGAAATTCTGAAAGGCTATGAAAGGATACTTCAGATTAAGAAAGAAGAAGAAACAGAGGTGACAGTTCCTGAAGAGTTAAAGATAAAAGAGATAGATATTCATCCTAGTGTGCGCTTGCGTAAGAAGTGCTTGCATCAAAAAGGGATAAAAATCTATTCAAAAAAACCAGACATTTCTTTAGATAAACCACTTGTTTTGGCGGTTATCTCTCAAAAGCAATGGATTAAAAAAGAAGACTACCTTCAGGATTATGCCGTTGTCGTTAAAATAAAACACAAAGCGAGAATAGATCTTTATAATAGCATAAGACACAGGATTGAGGAAAGGGTAAAGATAAAGGTATGA
- a CDS encoding spore photoproduct lyase family protein, which yields MTQALLKERVKVNTGLVEIRRPKVKVKEYPMLDGSKKTLVQQVADGSIIKRFDKTPVPEKPTDVVCPHFLELKWAYGCPYDCSWCYLKGTFRFHNGRILPGFKVKDFDKIKLHVEEFLNKVDESEILNTGEIADSLMYEGNSKSFSSFIIPIFESQNRHKVLFLTKSNKVENLLKADLHNQIIVSFSLNAEPVAKEWELKAPTPCERLKAARKLYEKGYEIRLRIDPIVPIEDWERHYLELIDQIFNSLIPERITLGSLRGLQSTINGSSDRSWVKFLTERSNWGQKIEFNLRYNAYKRVIDYLQEKYSYKKIALCKETKAMWKVLNMDYRQIRCNCIW from the coding sequence ATGACCCAAGCACTTTTAAAAGAAAGAGTAAAAGTTAATACAGGTTTAGTTGAGATTAGGCGTCCAAAGGTAAAAGTCAAAGAGTACCCTATGTTAGACGGTTCAAAGAAAACCCTTGTCCAACAGGTAGCTGATGGTTCGATTATCAAAAGATTTGACAAAACCCCAGTTCCAGAAAAGCCAACGGATGTTGTCTGCCCTCATTTTCTTGAGCTAAAATGGGCGTATGGTTGTCCCTATGACTGCTCCTGGTGCTATCTTAAAGGCACCTTTAGGTTTCATAATGGAAGGATTCTGCCTGGCTTTAAGGTTAAAGACTTTGATAAGATAAAATTGCATGTTGAGGAATTTCTTAATAAAGTGGATGAATCAGAGATTCTAAATACAGGTGAAATTGCTGATTCCTTGATGTATGAGGGTAACTCAAAATCATTCTCTTCCTTTATCATTCCTATCTTTGAATCTCAAAACAGACATAAGGTATTATTCTTAACGAAATCCAATAAGGTTGAAAATCTTCTGAAGGCTGACTTGCATAATCAGATAATAGTTAGCTTCAGTCTGAATGCCGAGCCAGTGGCTAAAGAGTGGGAATTAAAGGCACCCACTCCTTGCGAGCGGCTAAAGGCAGCCAGAAAACTTTATGAGAAGGGATACGAAATCAGATTAAGGATAGACCCGATTGTGCCTATCGAGGATTGGGAAAGACATTATTTAGAATTGATTGACCAAATCTTTAATTCACTGATACCAGAGCGTATCACCCTCGGTTCATTAAGAGGACTCCAGAGCACCATCAACGGCAGTTCTGACAGGTCGTGGGTAAAGTTTCTGACCGAGCGTTCTAACTGGGGTCAAAAGATAGAGTTCAATCTTAGATATAATGCCTACAAAAGAGTGATTGACTACTTACAAGAAAAATATAGTTACAAAAAGATTGCCCTGTGTAAAGAGACAAAGGCAATGTGGAAGGTTCTAAACATGGATTATCGACAGATTAGATGTAATTGTATATGGTGA
- a CDS encoding PQQ-binding-like beta-propeller repeat protein, protein MKIMRKKASENYIVVLLFLLIVNWVTLDSLLSSVSAQLADSSWPMFHHDVEHTGRSPYTGPATPKLKWCYDTKSGIISSSSAIGVNGTVYVGGYDGNLYAINPDGTLKWKYAMGWSGFTSSPAIGTDGTVYIRSMAINLDGTLKWRYTTARGTGGLSSPAISADGTIYVGSYNNNLYAINLDGTLKWKYPTESAIHSSPAIDSDGTIYVGTCKGNLYAINLDGTLKWKYPITGDINVSSPSIGSDGTVYVGSGDSNLYAINSDGTLKWKYPTESAIHSSPAIDSDGTIYVGSYDGNLYAINLDGTLKWKYPTGSYISSSPVIDSDGTIYVGAWNSNLYAINPNGSLKWKYVTGDKIHLSSPVIGADGTIYVGCGDGKLYAIGD, encoded by the coding sequence ATGAAAATAATGAGAAAGAAAGCATCAGAGAATTATATTGTAGTATTATTATTTCTGCTAATAGTTAATTGGGTAACTCTGGATTCTTTATTATCTTCTGTATCTGCCCAGTTAGCAGATAGTTCCTGGCCCATGTTCCATCATGATGTGGAGCATACAGGTAGAAGCCCATATACCGGTCCTGCTACACCAAAATTGAAATGGTGTTATGATACAAAGAGCGGTATTATCTCCTCTTCTTCAGCAATTGGTGTTAATGGAACAGTATATGTAGGGGGGTATGATGGTAACCTATATGCCATAAACCCGGATGGTACCTTAAAATGGAAATATGCTATGGGGTGGTCTGGTTTCACTTCCTCTCCAGCAATTGGTACTGATGGAACAGTTTATATACGCTCAATGGCCATAAACTTAGATGGTACTCTTAAGTGGAGATATACTACTGCTCGTGGAACTGGAGGTTTATCTTCTCCAGCAATTAGTGCTGATGGAACAATCTATGTAGGGTCATATAATAATAACCTCTATGCCATAAACTTAGATGGTACTCTTAAGTGGAAATATCCTACTGAAAGTGCTATTCACTCCTCACCTGCCATCGATTCTGATGGAACAATCTATGTAGGAACATGCAAAGGTAATCTTTATGCCATAAACTTAGATGGTACTCTTAAGTGGAAATATCCAATTACGGGGGATATCAATGTATCTTCTCCAAGCATTGGCTCTGATGGAACAGTTTATGTAGGTTCAGGAGATAGTAATCTTTATGCCATAAACTCAGATGGTACTCTTAAGTGGAAATATCCTACTGAAAGTGCTATTCATTCCTCACCTGCCATTGATTCTGATGGAACAATCTATGTAGGGTCATATGATGGCAACCTTTATGCTATAAACTTAGATGGTACTCTTAAGTGGAAATATCCTACTGGAAGTTATATTTCCTCCTCACCTGTTATTGATTCTGATGGAACAATTTATGTAGGAGCATGGAATAGTAATCTTTACGCCATAAACCCAAATGGCAGTCTTAAGTGGAAATATGTAACTGGTGATAAAATTCACTTATCTTCTCCAGTAATTGGTGCTGATGGAACAATCTATGTAGGATGTGGGGATGGTAAACTCTATGCCATTGGAGATTAG
- a CDS encoding GxxExxY protein → MEISQEYQENLLTEIIIQCIIKVHQTLGPGFLESIYRFKSYRCKGGYSCKLC, encoded by the coding sequence ATGGAGATATCACAAGAATATCAAGAAAATCTACTTACTGAGATAATAATTCAATGTATTATCAAGGTACACCAGACACTGGGGCCAGGTTTTCTGGAGAGTATTTACCGATTTAAAAGCTACAGGTGTAAAGGTGGCTATTCTTGTAAACTTTGCTAA
- a CDS encoding discoidin domain-containing protein: protein MHKKLLIFLILTTFLNIDIAFGKDNSMSSKINIALHKSVIGSFEHKTNATDGNNESLATSQDVTASSQYLIIDLGKPYYINLVRIFWDKEGISSNYQIKTSMDFINWTRVAEDIDGTTGEAKGNIIIKDTACKGIAAQYIQLFIPKGLSVVIKEIQVAELQVFPATELNVQIDEITATDITDNSVKILWKTNIETTGQVQYTPAHQNKKNISLSLASETDHNISLKNLLPGTTYYYQITAKDYYGNLTLSDYHTFTTTGIPLPLFSSIEVSQVSETTAVINWITNVPTTSELRYGTDTNYKKGILINKNLLLTHNVELSSLRPSTVYHFEISAKDEFGHRIVSEDITFTTLENNIALKKVVTGTFIHCPDKRYISQKTEFISRVTDGSTSYFTGMATSGDITLEDQYVIIDLGKKYPIDKIVAYWRSLAYSQDYTIKVSLDGSDWTIIDTGISGDDGVNGRSDTGDPMKIVSTPCDGVEAQYVQLFIAKGSVYYHKHEEWRLVQLMELKVYGIWKGGGE, encoded by the coding sequence ATGCACAAAAAATTACTAATATTTTTAATCCTTACCACCTTCCTGAATATAGATATTGCTTTTGGAAAAGACAATTCCATGAGTAGCAAGATTAATATTGCCTTGCATAAATCAGTAATCGGTAGTTTTGAACACAAAACAAATGCCACTGACGGCAACAATGAGTCTTTAGCTACTTCTCAAGATGTTACTGCGTCTTCCCAATATTTAATCATTGATTTGGGCAAACCTTATTACATCAATTTAGTAAGGATATTTTGGGATAAAGAAGGAATTAGCAGTAATTATCAAATAAAGACAAGTATGGATTTCATCAATTGGACTAGAGTTGCAGAAGATATTGATGGAACAACAGGTGAAGCAAAAGGAAATATAATTATAAAAGATACAGCATGTAAGGGAATAGCTGCTCAATATATACAGTTATTTATTCCCAAAGGGTTAAGTGTTGTAATTAAAGAAATCCAAGTAGCAGAATTACAGGTCTTCCCTGCCACTGAACTGAATGTTCAGATTGATGAAATAACCGCTACTGATATTACGGATAATAGTGTTAAAATTTTGTGGAAAACGAATATAGAAACTACTGGACAGGTACAGTATACTCCTGCTCATCAAAATAAGAAGAATATCTCCCTAAGCCTCGCTTCTGAAACTGACCATAATATAAGCTTGAAAAACTTACTTCCAGGAACTACCTATTACTATCAAATAACAGCAAAGGATTATTATGGAAATTTAACTTTATCCGATTACCATACCTTTACTACTACTGGTATTCCATTACCATTATTCTCAAGTATTGAAGTATCACAAGTATCTGAAACAACTGCTGTTATAAACTGGATAACTAATGTTCCAACCACCTCAGAACTTAGATATGGAACAGATACCAATTATAAAAAAGGTATTCTGATAAATAAAAATCTTCTACTTACTCATAATGTAGAGTTGAGTAGTCTTAGACCAAGTACAGTATATCATTTTGAAATAAGTGCAAAAGATGAATTTGGGCATAGAATAGTCTCAGAAGATATTACATTTACTACATTAGAAAATAACATTGCCCTAAAAAAGGTAGTAACAGGAACATTTATTCATTGTCCTGATAAAAGATATATTTCACAAAAGACAGAATTTATCTCTCGTGTGACAGATGGCTCAACAAGCTATTTTACAGGCATGGCTACTTCTGGTGATATTACTTTGGAAGACCAATATGTAATCATTGACCTTGGTAAAAAGTATCCTATTGATAAGATAGTTGCCTATTGGCGAAGTTTAGCATATAGTCAAGATTATACCATTAAAGTAAGTTTGGACGGTAGTGACTGGACTATTATTGATACAGGAATTAGTGGTGATGATGGTGTAAATGGTAGATCTGATACGGGAGATCCAATGAAGATTGTCAGTACACCATGTGATGGAGTGGAGGCACAGTATGTACAGCTATTTATAGCTAAAGGTAGTGTTTATTACCATAAGCACGAGGAATGGAGATTGGTGCAGTTGATGGAATTAAAGGTCTATGGTATTTGGAAAGGAGGAGGTGAGTAA